The Sorangiineae bacterium MSr11954 DNA segment CATTCTCCACACGGCGAAGCGCTTCGAAGGGGACGCAAGCTCGGCGGGTGCGCGAGCGGCGGCGATCACGTCCAGGTGTTGGCGCGCTCGAGGAGCGGCCCGCGCTCTCGATTCACCACACAGAAGCGCTGGCCCGTGGGCGCCTCCATGACCCACCATCGCTTGATGAACGAGATTCGCTTGGCTCCGAGGCTCTCCAAGCGCGTCACCTCGGCCTCGAGATCATCGGTCTCGATATCGAGATGAATTCGGCTCTC contains these protein-coding regions:
- a CDS encoding VOC family protein; this encodes MHRSRLSTLVLDCHVDDIDAASRFWSQALGRAVQPIRSNSGDFRDLAPIPGEPTIVLQKVEHESRIHLDIETDDLEAEVTRLESLGAKRISFIKRWWVMEAPTGQRFCVVNRERGPLLERANTWT